A single Bernardetia sp. DNA region contains:
- the arsB gene encoding ACR3 family arsenite efflux transporter — protein MSNFERYLTLWVSICIVVGVLLGKFFGEGISVISNLTIATINIPVAILVWLMIYPMMVQIDFDSLKDVKKNIKGLWLTLTINWLVKPFTMAFFAWIFFDYLYQAYITPQEATEYFAGAVLLGAAPCTAMVFVWSYLTHGDANYTLVQVSVNDLILLVLFIPIVRFLLGVNNIEIPYNVLITSVVIFVVLPLSAGYLSNKYLIKNKGIEWFKDVFLAKLKPISIVALLTTLVLLFAFQGEKIIQNPFAILLIAVPLTLQTYFIFFVSWTIGKWIKLPHAICAPAAMIGASNFFELSVAIAISIFGLDSGASLATVVGVLIEVPIMLSLVKLANKWSF, from the coding sequence ATGAGTAATTTTGAACGCTATCTAACACTTTGGGTAAGTATCTGTATCGTTGTAGGAGTACTTTTGGGAAAATTTTTTGGAGAAGGTATCTCCGTAATTAGCAACTTAACAATTGCTACTATTAATATTCCTGTTGCTATTTTGGTTTGGCTAATGATTTATCCCATGATGGTGCAGATAGATTTTGACTCTCTTAAAGACGTAAAAAAGAATATAAAAGGTTTATGGCTTACCCTTACCATCAACTGGCTAGTAAAACCTTTTACAATGGCGTTTTTTGCTTGGATATTTTTTGATTATCTCTATCAAGCTTACATAACTCCTCAAGAAGCTACCGAATATTTTGCTGGTGCTGTTCTTTTGGGAGCTGCACCCTGTACTGCTATGGTTTTTGTTTGGTCTTATCTTACTCATGGAGATGCAAATTATACGCTTGTACAAGTTTCGGTAAATGATTTAATTTTATTAGTGCTTTTTATTCCAATCGTACGTTTTTTATTGGGAGTTAATAATATTGAGATTCCTTATAATGTTCTGATTACCTCTGTTGTTATTTTTGTCGTTCTACCTTTAAGTGCAGGCTATTTATCAAATAAATACCTCATCAAAAATAAAGGAATAGAATGGTTCAAAGATGTATTTTTAGCCAAGTTAAAGCCTATTTCTATTGTAGCTTTACTGACAACCCTAGTTTTATTGTTTGCTTTTCAAGGAGAAAAAATTATTCAAAACCCATTCGCTATTTTGCTTATTGCAGTTCCTCTGACTCTACAAACATATTTTATATTTTTTGTATCTTGGACTATAGGCAAATGGATAAAACTACCTCATGCTATCTGTGCACCTGCTGCAATGATTGGAGCTAGTAATTTTTTCGAACTTTCAGTAGCAATAGCAATTTCTATTTTTGGTTTGGACTCTGGAGCATCTTTAGCAACTGTGGTGGGGGTATTGATAGAAGTTCCAATTATGCTTTCTTTAGTAAAACTAGCTAACAAATGGAGTTTTTAA
- a CDS encoding ArsR/SmtB family transcription factor translates to MGLTKSDIFTEEQNRLADLAKVLGHPARIAILQHLIKVNACIGGDLVNEIGLAQPTISQHLKELKRVGIIQGTIEGTSVCYCIHPQNWKEIQLLFNIFFNDFNSKIDSDLCC, encoded by the coding sequence ATGGGACTTACCAAATCTGATATTTTTACAGAAGAACAAAACAGATTAGCAGACCTTGCTAAAGTTTTGGGACATCCTGCTAGAATAGCCATCTTGCAGCATTTGATAAAAGTAAATGCATGTATTGGTGGGGATTTGGTAAATGAAATTGGACTGGCACAACCTACCATCTCTCAACACCTAAAAGAACTCAAACGAGTAGGTATTATACAAGGAACAATTGAAGGAACAAGTGTTTGCTACTGCATACACCCTCAAAATTGGAAGGAAATACAGCTCTTATTCAATATTTTTTTTAATGACTTTAACTCAAAGATAGATTCTGATTTGTGTTGTTAG
- a CDS encoding arsenite methyltransferase, protein MKNSSEKEIKNMVRERYEQVALQDKKANAASCCGTTDSSTEVYNIMSEKYDNLNGYNSDADLGLGCGLPTQFAQIQKGNTVLDLGSGAGNDCFVARAETGSEGKVIGVDFSPTMLKKARQNADNLGYNNVEFREGDIENMPVSDNSVDVVVSNCVLNLVPNKKAVFSEIYRVLKNDGHFSISDIVLLGDLPTALQKDAEMYAGCVSGAIQKEEYLNFIKEVGFENITLQKEKTIFIPDDILQKYLSKKEIEELRNGETGIFSITVFAQKNPTQSPKQTLQKEATCCPPNSGCC, encoded by the coding sequence ATGAAAAATTCATCAGAAAAAGAAATCAAAAATATGGTTCGTGAGCGTTACGAACAAGTTGCTCTACAAGACAAAAAAGCTAATGCAGCTTCTTGTTGTGGAACTACCGATAGTTCGACAGAAGTTTACAATATCATGTCAGAAAAATATGACAACCTAAATGGTTATAATTCTGATGCAGACTTGGGCTTGGGTTGTGGACTTCCTACACAGTTTGCACAAATTCAAAAGGGAAACACGGTTCTTGACTTGGGTTCGGGAGCAGGGAATGATTGTTTTGTAGCACGAGCAGAAACAGGTAGTGAAGGAAAAGTTATTGGAGTAGATTTTTCTCCAACAATGCTTAAAAAGGCTCGCCAAAATGCTGATAATTTAGGCTATAATAACGTAGAATTTAGAGAAGGAGATATTGAAAATATGCCTGTTTCTGATAATTCAGTTGATGTTGTTGTAAGTAATTGTGTATTAAATCTTGTCCCAAACAAAAAAGCCGTTTTTAGTGAAATATATAGAGTTTTGAAGAATGACGGACATTTCAGTATTTCTGATATTGTACTTTTAGGAGATTTGCCAACAGCCTTACAAAAAGATGCTGAAATGTATGCAGGGTGCGTTTCGGGTGCAATTCAGAAAGAAGAGTATTTGAACTTTATAAAAGAAGTTGGCTTTGAGAATATTACTTTACAAAAAGAAAAGACGATTTTTATCCCAGATGATATTCTTCAGAAATATCTCTCAAAGAAAGAGATAGAAGAGTTGAGGAATGGAGAAACAGGTATTTTCAGCATTACTGTTTTTGCTCAAAAGAATCCTACTCAATCACCTAAACAAACTTTACAAAAAGAGGCTACTTGCTGCCCTCCGAATAGTGGTTGTTGCTAA
- a CDS encoding protein-tyrosine-phosphatase, giving the protein MKTSKLFILSFLFLSCMSFKSSFQTDKNTLFPRLQSYSDGLASNFETIDKERKEKLKEIGDYITKIKQKQNNDSETIDFTIICTHNSRRSHLGQVWLQIAAYYYGIDGIQTFSGGTEATAFNPRAVAALQRAGVKLEKTTAFEGDENPVYSMSVGKSYSKTVMFSKKYTHKQNPKKDFAAIMVCSDADKNCPLVLGADARFAIPFEDPKVSDGTPSETQTYDERCKQIGTEFFFVMDYVKKQLYQNKN; this is encoded by the coding sequence ATGAAAACTTCAAAATTATTTATTCTCTCATTTTTATTTCTTAGTTGTATGTCTTTCAAATCATCATTTCAAACGGATAAAAATACTTTGTTTCCAAGACTTCAAAGCTATTCGGATGGTTTAGCTTCTAATTTTGAAACCATTGACAAAGAACGCAAGGAAAAACTAAAAGAAATTGGAGACTATATTACCAAAATAAAACAAAAGCAAAACAATGATTCTGAAACGATTGATTTTACTATCATTTGTACTCACAACTCACGTAGAAGTCATCTCGGACAAGTTTGGTTACAAATTGCTGCTTATTATTATGGAATAGATGGTATCCAAACCTTTTCTGGAGGAACAGAAGCAACTGCTTTTAACCCTAGAGCTGTGGCTGCACTTCAAAGAGCAGGTGTAAAACTAGAAAAAACAACTGCTTTTGAAGGAGATGAAAATCCTGTTTATTCTATGTCAGTAGGTAAAAGTTATTCAAAAACAGTTATGTTTTCAAAAAAATATACACATAAACAAAATCCTAAAAAAGATTTTGCTGCAATCATGGTATGTAGTGATGCTGACAAAAATTGTCCCTTAGTATTGGGGGCAGATGCTCGCTTTGCTATTCCATTTGAAGACCCAAAAGTTTCAGATGGTACGCCTAGCGAAACTCAAACTTATGATGAGCGTTGTAAGCAAATCGGAACAGAGTTTTTCTTTGTGATGGATTATGTGAAGAAACAATTATACCAAAATAAAAACTAA
- a CDS encoding molecular chaperone Tir has product MKDHFQIVKDYLLELGYDITAEDAEEELFIINDEEEGIRNLVVDCEDPILIIEQYILELKHIDEKTLTHLLQKNREIVHGAFSLDETGKKLLFRDTLQIENLDLNELEGSINSLKLLMAEYSENLLEFAKAGASAVKATV; this is encoded by the coding sequence ATGAAAGATCACTTTCAGATTGTAAAAGATTATTTATTAGAACTTGGCTACGACATCACAGCAGAAGATGCTGAAGAAGAGCTATTCATTATCAATGATGAAGAAGAAGGCATTCGTAATTTGGTGGTTGACTGTGAAGACCCTATTCTAATTATTGAGCAGTATATCCTTGAACTCAAACACATTGACGAGAAAACGCTCACTCATTTGCTTCAAAAGAACCGAGAAATTGTACATGGCGCTTTTTCATTGGATGAAACTGGAAAAAAACTTCTCTTTAGAGACACACTCCAAATCGAAAACCTAGATTTGAATGAACTTGAAGGTTCTATCAATTCCCTTAAACTACTGATGGCAGAGTATTCAGAGAATCTCTTAGAATTTGCCAAAGCAGGAGCAAGCGCAGTAAAAGCTACTGTTTAA
- a CDS encoding PspA/IM30 family protein, whose product MSIFKRLFSMGKAEAHSAIDKLEDPIKMTEQGIRDLKGNLNESLQGLAELKALAIRAKRDHQQFLSQSKNYEQKAVLLLQKAQTGELDPSEADRLASEMLRKKEEAQQQADRTGKEMAMHEQSVAKMNQNIQTLKSKVGSYENELRTLKARSKVSTATKKINKQMSQIDSSGTVAMLERMKEKVAQEEALAESYGEIASMNTSVDDDVAKALGTGSEASSSASLLELKAKLGLAQNASPSSDASTDSSTPPPPTQEG is encoded by the coding sequence ATGTCTATATTCAAACGACTTTTCAGCATGGGTAAAGCAGAAGCCCATAGTGCAATAGATAAATTAGAAGACCCTATCAAAATGACTGAACAGGGTATCCGTGATTTGAAAGGAAACCTCAATGAGAGTCTTCAAGGATTGGCAGAATTGAAAGCATTGGCAATTCGTGCTAAAAGAGACCACCAACAGTTTCTCTCTCAATCTAAAAATTATGAGCAGAAAGCTGTTTTACTTTTACAAAAAGCACAAACTGGAGAGCTAGACCCATCAGAAGCTGACCGTTTGGCATCTGAAATGCTTCGTAAGAAAGAAGAAGCACAACAGCAAGCTGACCGTACTGGAAAAGAAATGGCGATGCACGAGCAAAGTGTTGCTAAGATGAATCAAAACATTCAGACACTAAAATCAAAAGTAGGTTCTTATGAGAACGAACTTCGTACTTTGAAAGCACGCTCTAAGGTAAGTACAGCTACTAAGAAAATCAACAAGCAAATGTCACAGATTGATTCTAGTGGAACGGTAGCAATGCTTGAGCGTATGAAAGAAAAAGTAGCTCAAGAGGAAGCACTAGCAGAATCGTATGGAGAAATTGCTTCTATGAACACATCTGTGGATGATGATGTAGCGAAGGCACTAGGTACAGGTTCAGAGGCTTCATCTTCGGCTTCTCTTTTAGAATTGAAAGCAAAATTAGGTTTGGCTCAGAATGCTTCTCCTAGTTCGGATGCAAGTACAGATTCTTCAACTCCTCCTCCTCCAACACAAGAAGGATAA
- a CDS encoding AsmA family protein: MKILKKISIAIIVLLVLLIGAVLLVPVLFKDQLKAKVEKVASEQVLADVKFGDFDISILSHFPKLTVQLENISVVNREPFEGDTLLAAQNFELALNFMSVFKDKVEIHSIYADKPLVNVRVLKDGRASYDIYQGSTEEATTTTDTAAFEIGLEKWNISDGRIRYQDDTLKMIAIIDELNHTGSGNITSDKYDLSTNTTIKDLYINFENVAYLDHRPVSADATLEMDMKAMKFTFKENEFKVNDLPLKMDGWLSMPENTASILMDLNFSTPETSFKSLLSLIPPVFLKDYKGLDAKGEFVFKGMTKGEFNSEKELYPQFDISLLVKDGYFKYPELPTAVDNVNVDMQVINTTADLNNTVIDIKTFGMNLGKNPVNGKVRVQGLEKYDIDANINATVNLAELAEIYPMDSLEIKGMYNLKLLAKGIYDEAQNRIPTIDADMTLKNGYVKSLAYPVPIENLEVEAHAKNNTGQMENTRVDLEKITMQVDGKPFSVVGHTEGIENLVYDLAIKGELDLATITKIVPLEDMTVTGLIKADIETKGSTAALDAEKYGELPTSGDLSVQNLVFSSVDLPQGMKITNAKVSFTPQQMILDSFQGFLGKSDIALTGGLSNYIAYALAMAGFQDGTPVIRGNMNMTSNQFNVDEWMTEEDDPTTVEDETGVVEVPKDIDFTFNANIEKVLYDNMELNNMRGLVRVKDGEVRMDNLTFDAVGGKFRTSGLYSSKEIDRPVFSFDLDIIEANLGEAFKTFSTAQAFAPLAEHLDGKFSLNNFNVTGILKSDMMPDMATLSGGGIMKIVDAMMKENPSVNKLANLTNMPKFKNTRLKDVVMQTKIENGKMNIQPFNLDFAGYISKVGGTTSLDGGIDFHMEVDVPKEEALSLVSSFIKIKPEEIENENIPLLFNIGGTYNSPNISMDNSAIKAQIKSKAKQTLQDEATKTGKEILNDFFGNKESDSTKTTKTDSTKSTNPVDKAKEELKNKLKNWGGLGKKKGGE, from the coding sequence ATGAAAATCTTAAAAAAAATATCCATTGCTATAATTGTTTTGTTGGTCTTGTTGATAGGAGCAGTTTTGCTTGTTCCTGTTTTATTCAAAGACCAGCTAAAAGCTAAAGTTGAAAAAGTTGCCAGCGAACAAGTTTTGGCAGATGTAAAGTTTGGAGATTTTGATATTTCCATTTTGAGTCATTTTCCTAAACTAACAGTACAGTTAGAAAATATTAGTGTAGTCAATCGTGAGCCTTTTGAGGGAGATACACTTTTAGCAGCACAAAATTTTGAACTTGCCCTCAATTTTATGTCTGTTTTTAAAGATAAAGTAGAAATTCATAGTATTTATGCTGACAAGCCTCTTGTTAATGTACGTGTTTTGAAAGATGGCAGAGCAAGTTATGATATTTATCAAGGAAGTACAGAGGAAGCAACCACAACAACCGACACAGCAGCCTTCGAAATCGGATTGGAAAAATGGAATATTTCCGATGGCAGAATCCGTTATCAAGATGATACTTTAAAGATGATTGCGATTATCGATGAACTAAACCATACAGGAAGTGGAAATATTACTTCAGATAAATATGATTTGAGTACCAATACGACTATCAAAGATTTGTATATCAATTTTGAAAACGTAGCTTATTTAGATCACCGACCAGTTTCGGCAGATGCAACTCTTGAAATGGATATGAAGGCAATGAAATTTACCTTCAAAGAAAATGAATTTAAAGTCAATGATTTGCCTTTGAAAATGGATGGATGGTTAAGTATGCCAGAAAATACAGCATCTATCTTGATGGATTTGAATTTTTCTACACCAGAAACCAGCTTTAAAAGCCTTCTTTCTCTTATTCCTCCAGTATTTTTGAAAGACTATAAAGGACTAGATGCTAAAGGAGAATTTGTATTTAAGGGGATGACAAAAGGAGAATTTAATTCTGAAAAAGAACTCTATCCTCAATTTGATATTTCTCTTTTGGTAAAAGATGGTTATTTTAAATATCCAGAACTTCCAACAGCCGTTGATAATGTAAATGTAGATATGCAGGTTATCAATACTACAGCAGACCTTAATAATACTGTCATAGACATCAAGACTTTTGGAATGAACCTCGGTAAAAATCCTGTCAATGGAAAAGTTAGAGTGCAAGGTTTAGAAAAATATGATATTGATGCCAACATAAATGCTACTGTCAATCTTGCTGAGTTAGCAGAAATCTATCCAATGGACAGCCTAGAAATAAAAGGAATGTACAATTTAAAGTTATTGGCAAAAGGTATTTATGATGAAGCTCAAAACCGTATTCCTACCATTGATGCAGATATGACGCTCAAAAATGGTTATGTCAAATCATTGGCTTATCCTGTTCCCATAGAAAACTTAGAAGTAGAAGCTCACGCCAAAAATAATACGGGACAAATGGAAAATACTCGTGTGGACTTAGAAAAAATTACGATGCAAGTAGATGGAAAACCTTTTTCAGTTGTTGGACATACCGAAGGCATAGAAAATTTAGTTTATGATTTGGCTATAAAAGGCGAATTAGATTTGGCTACCATTACCAAAATTGTTCCCTTGGAAGATATGACTGTTACAGGACTGATAAAAGCAGACATTGAAACCAAAGGCTCAACGGCTGCCTTAGACGCTGAAAAATATGGAGAGCTTCCTACAAGTGGAGATTTATCTGTTCAAAATCTTGTTTTTTCTAGCGTAGATTTACCACAAGGAATGAAAATCACAAATGCAAAGGTAAGTTTTACACCTCAACAAATGATTTTGGATTCGTTTCAAGGTTTTTTAGGTAAAAGTGATATAGCTCTCACTGGTGGACTTTCAAATTATATCGCTTATGCTCTTGCAATGGCAGGTTTCCAAGATGGAACTCCTGTAATTCGTGGAAATATGAACATGACTTCCAATCAGTTTAATGTAGATGAGTGGATGACCGAAGAAGATGACCCAACAACAGTAGAAGACGAAACTGGAGTAGTAGAAGTACCGAAAGATATAGATTTTACATTCAATGCCAATATTGAAAAAGTTTTATATGACAATATGGAACTCAACAATATGCGTGGACTTGTCAGAGTAAAAGATGGAGAAGTCAGAATGGATAATCTTACTTTTGATGCTGTGGGTGGAAAATTCCGTACAAGTGGATTATATAGTAGCAAAGAAATAGACCGTCCAGTATTTTCATTTGACTTAGATATTATTGAAGCTAATTTGGGAGAGGCATTTAAAACTTTCTCTACTGCTCAAGCATTCGCACCACTTGCAGAACACCTAGATGGAAAATTCTCACTCAACAACTTCAATGTTACAGGTATTTTGAAATCGGATATGATGCCAGATATGGCAACTCTTTCTGGAGGTGGAATCATGAAAATTGTAGATGCTATGATGAAGGAAAATCCGTCTGTCAATAAACTGGCAAATCTTACCAATATGCCTAAGTTTAAGAATACTCGCCTCAAAGATGTCGTGATGCAAACTAAAATTGAAAATGGAAAGATGAATATTCAACCATTTAATCTTGATTTTGCAGGTTATATATCTAAAGTTGGTGGAACAACATCGTTAGATGGTGGAATTGATTTTCACATGGAAGTTGATGTTCCAAAAGAAGAGGCACTCTCTTTAGTAAGTAGTTTTATAAAAATAAAGCCAGAAGAGATTGAGAATGAGAATATACCACTTCTTTTCAATATTGGAGGAACATATAACAGTCCTAATATTTCAATGGATAATTCTGCTATAAAAGCACAAATCAAATCGAAAGCCAAACAAACTCTTCAAGATGAAGCTACCAAAACAGGAAAAGAAATTTTAAATGACTTTTTTGGAAATAAAGAGAGTGATTCTACTAAAACTACAAAAACAGATTCTACCAAATCTACTAATCCAGTAGATAAAGCTAAGGAAGAATTGAAAAACAAACTCAAAAACTGGGGAGGTTTGGGTAAGAAAAAAGGAGGAGAATAA
- a CDS encoding CNNM domain-containing protein → MALLFFYASVSIFFSFMCSILEAVLLSITPTFINVKKKEGKPYATILENLKKDVDKPLIAILTLNTIAHTVGAILVGVQAEKLPFQIDILGVNIVGIVSTIMTFLILVVSEIIPKTIGATYWKQLANFTSKSLIIMIAPLKYTGILWLLQLTTKVIGGKGHHGSVLSREDFSAMTEIAEKEGVFEESESKVIKNLLNFKKIQTKDIMTPRSVMKMTAEGQTIENFFNANQNLRFSRIPVYQANSDNITGQVLKDDIFKEMANGNGSKKLSDIKRAIFFTERDRSIPDLFEQLIENRNHLAIVVDEYGSVSGLVTMEDVIETLLGLEIVDESDGEDDMQELARKNWEKRAKRLGIIKEERKQEEENINQSSENE, encoded by the coding sequence ATGGCACTTTTATTTTTTTACGCTTCTGTCTCCATTTTTTTCTCATTTATGTGTTCGATTTTGGAAGCTGTACTTTTGAGTATCACTCCCACCTTTATCAATGTCAAGAAAAAAGAAGGGAAACCTTATGCAACTATCTTAGAAAATCTTAAAAAAGATGTTGATAAACCTCTCATCGCTATTCTTACACTCAATACGATTGCACACACCGTAGGTGCAATTTTGGTAGGCGTTCAGGCAGAAAAATTGCCTTTTCAGATTGATATTTTGGGGGTAAATATAGTCGGCATTGTTTCTACTATCATGACATTTCTGATTTTGGTAGTTTCTGAAATTATTCCTAAAACTATTGGAGCAACCTACTGGAAACAGCTTGCCAACTTTACATCAAAGTCTCTCATCATTATGATTGCACCTTTAAAATACACGGGTATTTTATGGCTTTTACAACTTACTACAAAGGTAATTGGAGGCAAAGGGCATCACGGCTCAGTTTTGAGTAGAGAAGATTTTTCGGCAATGACAGAAATTGCAGAAAAAGAAGGTGTTTTTGAAGAGTCAGAATCTAAGGTGATTAAAAACTTACTCAATTTTAAAAAAATTCAGACTAAGGATATTATGACACCTCGTTCGGTAATGAAAATGACAGCCGAAGGACAAACGATTGAAAACTTTTTTAATGCCAATCAGAATCTGCGTTTTTCACGTATTCCTGTCTATCAAGCCAATTCGGATAATATTACTGGGCAAGTTTTGAAAGATGATATTTTTAAGGAAATGGCAAATGGTAATGGTTCGAAAAAGTTATCAGACATAAAAAGGGCTATTTTCTTTACTGAAAGAGACCGAAGTATTCCAGATTTGTTCGAACAGCTAATAGAAAATAGAAATCATTTGGCGATTGTAGTAGATGAATATGGTTCGGTAAGTGGACTTGTTACGATGGAAGATGTTATCGAAACGCTTCTAGGGTTAGAGATTGTAGATGAGTCAGATGGAGAAGATGATATGCAAGAACTTGCAAGAAAAAACTGGGAAAAGCGAGCAAAACGTTTAGGAATTATAAAAGAAGAAAGAAAGCAGGAAGAAGAAAATATAAATCAATCATCAGAAAATGAATGA
- a CDS encoding Crp/Fnr family transcriptional regulator, which yields MKKKKVEFPKCETCPKRVSSVFCDLSEEQVAEMSANKGCNFYKRGQNLFYEGSRAIGVHCIYEGKVKLTKLGIDGKEQIVKIASDGEILGYNSLLSGQPYNVSAEALDDAIVCFVPTSTFSDLINENNEFPRRMMQVMAKDTQDMEKRLTNWMQKSVRERLAEVLLLLHNRYQDKDKPNMIDVRLSREEIANLVGTATESAIRYLSELNTDKIIELKGKEIRILNKEKLVRIANI from the coding sequence ATGAAAAAGAAAAAAGTAGAATTTCCAAAGTGTGAAACGTGTCCAAAACGAGTTTCTTCGGTTTTTTGTGATTTATCGGAAGAGCAAGTTGCTGAAATGTCTGCCAACAAAGGTTGTAATTTTTATAAACGAGGGCAAAATTTATTCTATGAAGGCTCTCGTGCTATTGGTGTGCATTGTATTTATGAAGGAAAAGTAAAGCTGACAAAGTTAGGTATTGATGGCAAAGAACAAATTGTAAAGATAGCATCAGATGGCGAAATTTTAGGGTATAATTCCTTACTTAGTGGACAGCCTTATAATGTTTCGGCTGAAGCCTTAGATGATGCCATTGTGTGTTTTGTACCCACTTCTACATTTTCTGATTTGATTAATGAGAACAATGAATTTCCTCGCCGAATGATGCAAGTTATGGCAAAAGACACACAAGATATGGAAAAACGCCTTACCAACTGGATGCAAAAATCAGTTAGAGAGCGTTTGGCAGAAGTGCTTTTGCTCCTACACAATCGCTATCAAGACAAAGATAAACCTAATATGATTGATGTCAGATTGAGTAGAGAAGAAATTGCAAACCTTGTCGGAACTGCCACAGAAAGTGCTATTCGTTATCTTTCAGAACTCAATACAGACAAAATTATCGAACTTAAAGGAAAAGAAATCCGAATTTTGAACAAGGAAAAACTGGTTCGAATTGCTAATATTTAA